CCGTTATATCCCCGTTATCCATCCTGACTTCATGGACATCAACCGCAGCCTGTGCTTCCTCCATGACCCCGACGAATCCAAGAGAGCGTTCATATTCGACATGTACGGGACGCTGGTCAGGGCGAGGTTCGGGAACCTGGATGACATCTATTCGGCATTCTACAGGCTGTTCCCGGATGCGGATAAGGCGGATGTCCAGAGGGAGTATGAGAGGATAGTCTCCGAGTTCGAGGGAAACCACGGGCCGCACAGGGAGATGTCTATAACCTATCTGCTGGCAAGGATGGACGAGGCCTTCCACACGGAGAACGACAGCCTCGAGGCGGAGAACGTGATGATGAGGTCCACCCACACATTCATCCCAGTGGAGGGTGCGGAGGACACGCTCCGCTACTTCAGGGAGAGAGGTTACAAGATAGGCGTCCTGAGCAACACATCCTATCGCGGCATCGTGGTCAAGGGGTTGCTGGAGGATGTCGGCTTCGATCATCTCATAGACGCTGTCGTAAGCAGCGCCGATGTCGGATACAGGAAACCGCACGACAACGCCTACCAGGCTGCCATAGATTCGCTGGGGATGAAAAGGAGCGACTGCTTCTTCGCCGGTGACAGCGAGGATAAGGATTTCCTCGGGCCCAGGAGATTCGGGATGAGGGGATCATTCCTGATAGATCCCTCGAGACCGTCCAGGGAGAACGGCATCGTTTCATCGATATCGGAGATACCGACGTTTTTCAGGGACTGAACGTCTTAGAAGACAATCCATTTATGGAATCTCGATTATCAGAATACGGAAGGAGCAGGCATGGTCCAAAAGAATATCGCCCACGGGAAGGAGGTACGCAGATGGTGCGACGGCTGCGGCACCCTCATACTAGGCGAGTCCTGCTCCAGTTGCGGCTCCCAAGGGAGGGAGTTCGAGATCAACAGCCCGGGAGACATCAGACCATGCATGGGGGACAGCATCCCCATGGTCCTGTCCCTGTTCAAGGATGCCTTCGGCACCTCGACACCGCTGGAAGGCAAAGCAATCTTCTTCAACAAGGTCCCTGGAGAGGACCGTACCGACGAGATCGTCGCCAACGGTTCCGTTCTGGGGATACTCAGATTCGATATGAGGTCCGACAGGATCGTCCTGGAGATCAGACAGCCAGGAGCGGACATGTTCAACCCTGTCGCCACCAAGAACATAGTGGTGATCGGGGGCATGTCCGGGCATC
The nucleotide sequence above comes from Methanomassiliicoccales archaeon LGM-RCC1. Encoded proteins:
- a CDS encoding HAD family hydrolase, with the protein product MDINRSLCFLHDPDESKRAFIFDMYGTLVRARFGNLDDIYSAFYRLFPDADKADVQREYERIVSEFEGNHGPHREMSITYLLARMDEAFHTENDSLEAENVMMRSTHTFIPVEGAEDTLRYFRERGYKIGVLSNTSYRGIVVKGLLEDVGFDHLIDAVVSSADVGYRKPHDNAYQAAIDSLGMKRSDCFFAGDSEDKDFLGPRRFGMRGSFLIDPSRPSRENGIVSSISEIPTFFRD